The Hydrogenophaga crocea genome contains a region encoding:
- a CDS encoding Lrp/AsnC family transcriptional regulator, with protein sequence MNLDALDRRILHELQQDGSLSNVALAQRVGLSPSPCLARVKALEKAGVIRQYVALADAARLGLGLNVFINISLKTQSKEALARFERHIADFDEVMECYLMTGDSDYLIRVVVPDMGTLERFILERLAPLPELEKIRSSFALKQVRYKTALPLARG encoded by the coding sequence ATGAACCTCGACGCGCTCGACCGCCGGATCCTCCACGAATTGCAGCAAGACGGTTCCTTGTCGAACGTGGCGCTGGCGCAGCGCGTGGGCCTGTCGCCCTCGCCCTGCCTGGCGCGCGTGAAGGCGCTGGAGAAGGCCGGGGTGATCCGGCAGTACGTGGCGCTGGCCGACGCGGCGCGCCTGGGGCTGGGCCTGAACGTGTTCATCAACATCAGCCTCAAGACCCAGAGCAAGGAGGCGCTGGCGCGCTTCGAGCGGCACATCGCGGACTTCGACGAGGTGATGGAGTGCTACCTGATGACGGGCGACTCCGACTACCTGATCCGCGTGGTCGTGCCCGACATGGGCACGCTCGAGCGCTTCATCCTCGAGCGGCTGGCGCCGCTGCCAGAACTCGAGAAGATCCGATCGAGCTTCGCGCTCAAGCAGGTGCGCTACAAGACGGCGCTGCCGCTGGCGCGGGGGTGA